Within Enterobacter sp. RHBSTW-00175, the genomic segment AGGGCGCAGTATCTACGTTCAGCGAGTAGCACTATGATTTATCTGATTTTTTCGGAAAAATGATTACCAAAGCTTACGGTTTCAGTCATTTACGCTTAACGGATTCGCTTATATACTCGTGGGTCTGCTATCAGCAAACAGACGGATTTCATGTACCAACCTGTCGCACTCTTCATAGGCTTACGTTACATGCGTGGGCGCGCCGCGGACCGATTCGGTCGCTTTGTCTCCTGGCTTTCCACTATTGGTATCACGCTTGGCGTGATGGCACTGGTGACGGTTCTCTCCGTGATGAATGGCTTCGAGCGCGAGCTGCAAAACAACATCCTGGGGCTAATGCCACAGGCCGTACTCTCTTCTTCAAACGGTTCCGTTAACCCGCAACAGCTGCCGGAAAGTGCCGCGAAATTGCAGGGTGTGACGCGCGTTGCGCCGCTCACAACCGGTGACGTGGTGCTGCAAAGCGCCCGCAGCGTGGCGGTTGGAGTGATGCTGGGGATCGACCCGGCACAGGACGATCCGCTCACGCCGTATCTGGTTAACGTGAAGCAAACCGATCTCGTGGCGGGGCAATACAACGTGATCCTTGGCGAGCAGCTTGCCGGGCAACTTGGCGTTAACCGTGGCGATCAACTGCGTGTGATGGTGCCGTCAGCCAGCCAGTTCACGCCGATGGGTCGTCTGCCAAGCCAGCGTCTGTTCAACATTATTGGTACCTTTGCCGCCAACAGCGAAGTCGATGGCTATCAGATGCTGGTGAACATTCAGGATGCATCGCGCCTGATGCGCTATCCGGCGGGTAATATCACCGGCTGGCGTCTGTGGCTTGATGCGCCGTTAAAAGTGGATGTTCTCAGCCAGCAAAAGCTGCCGGAAGGGACAAAATGGCAGGACTGGCGTGAACGCAAAGGCGAGCTGTTCCAGGCCGTGCGCATGGAAAAAAACATGATGGGGCTGCTTCTGAGCCTGATCGTGGCGGTTGCCGCGTTTAACATCATCACCTCACTTGGGCTGATGGTGATGGAAAAACAGGGCGAAGTCGCCATTCTGCAAACCCAAGGGCTAACGCCGCGTCAGATCATGGCCGTGTTTATGGTTCAGGGTGCCAGCGCCGGGATTATCGGCGCGCTGTTAGGTGCAGTGCTGGGCGCATTGCTGGCCAGTCAGCTCAATAATTTAATGCCAATTATCGGTGCACTTCTCGATGGCGCGGCGCTGCCAGTCGCTATTGAGCCGTTGCAGGTGATTGGCATTGCACTGGCCGCGATGGCCATTGCGTTGCTTTCCACGCTTTATCCTTCATGGCGCGCTGCCGCCACTCAACCCGCTGAGGCTTTACGTTATGAATAAGATCCTGTTGCAATGCGACAACCTGTCCAAACGCTATCAGGAAGGCACTGTACAGACTGATGTCCTGCACAATGTGAGCTTTAGCGTGGGTGAAGGCGAGATGATGGCGATTGTCGGCAGCTCCGGCTCCGGTAAAAGTACTTTGCTGCACCTGCTGGGCGGGCTGGATACGCCGACGGAGGGCGACGTGATTTTCTCCGGCCAGCCGATGAGTAAAATGTCTTCTGCGGCGAAAGCTGAATTGCGTAACCGAGAGCTGGGCTTTATCTACCAGTTCCACCACCTGCTGCCGGATTTCACGGCGCTGGAAAACGTGGCGATGCCGCTGCTGATTGGCAAAAAGAAACCGGCAGAAATTAACGCCCGCGCCAGCGATATGTTGAAAGCAGTGGGGCTTGGGCATCGCGGTAATCACCGACCGTCTGAGCTGTCTGGCGGCGAGCGTCAGCGTGTGGCGATTGCCCGTGCGCTGGTGAACAACCCGCGCCTGGTGCTGGCAGATGAACCAACCGGTAACCTGGATGCGCGTAATGCAGACAGCATTTTCCAGCTACTGGGCGAACTTAACGCGTCCCAGGGAACCGCATTTCTGGTGGTGACCCACGATCTGCAACTGGCTAAACGCATGGGCCGTCAGCTTGAGATGCGCGATGGTCATCTGAACGCCGAGCTGACCCTGATGGGAGCGGAGTAATGGCTTCACCGTTATCGTTACTCATCGGTTTACGCTTTAGCCGTGGTCGCCGTCGCGGCGGCATGGTGTCGCTTATCTCGGTGATTTCCACCGTGGGGATTGCGTTGGGTGTTGCCGTGCTGATTGTGGGGCTGAGCGCCATGAACGGCTTTGAGCGCGAGCTCAACAACCGCATTCTGGCGGTGGTGCCTCACGGCGAAATCGAGCCGGTTAACCAACCCTGGACGAACTGGAGTGATGCGCTCAATAAAGTGGAAAAAGTGCCGGGCATTGCTGCTGCTGCGCCGTATATCAACTTTACCGGGCTGGTGGAAAGCGGGGTAAACCTGCGAGCCATTCAGGTTAAAGGGGTAAACCCGCAGCAGGAAGAGCGTTTAAGCGCATTACCGAAATATGTTCAGAATGGCGCGTGGGCGAACTTTAAGCCCGGCGAGCAGCAAATCATTATGGGTAAAGGCGTGGCTGACGCGCTGAAAGTGAAGCAGGGTGACTGGGTTTCCATCATGATTCCCAATGCCAGTGCGGACCATAAATTACAGCAGCCAAAACGCGTGCGTCTGCACGTCACGGGTATTCTCCAGCTGAGCGGCCAGCTCGATCACAGCTTTGCAATGGTGCCGATGGAAGATGCTCGTCAGTATCTGGACATGGGTGACAGCGTGACGGGCATTGCCATTAAGGTCAACGACGTCTTTAACGCCAATAAGCTGGTCCGTGATGCGGGTGGGGTCACCAATAATTACGTCTACATCAAGAGCTGGATTGGCACGTACGGCTATATGTACCGTGATATTCAGATGATCCGCGCCATTATGTACCTGGCCATGGTGCTGGTGATTGGCGTAGCCTGCTTTAATATCGTGTCGACCCTGGTGATGGCCGTTAAAGACAAGAGCGGTGACATCGCCGTGCTGCGTACCCTGGGGGCGAAAGACGGTCTTATTCGCGCCATTTTTGTCTGGTATGGTTTACTGGCTGGGCTGTTTGGCAGCCTCTGCGGTGTGGTGATTGGCGTGGTGGTTTCTCTCCAGCTGACGCCGATTATTAACTTGATTGAAAAGCTTATCGGCCACCAGTTCCTGTCAGGTGATATCTATTTTATTGACTTCCTGCCGTCTGAATTGCACTGGCTGGACGTTATTTATGTGCTGGTTACAGCACTTTTACTGAGTCTGCTGGCAAGCTGGTATCCGGCGCGTCGCGCAAGCCGAATTGATCCGGCGAGGGTATTAAGTGGCCAGTAATTTCGTCATGATTTAGCGGCTATTGGGTCGCCAAATCAGAAAGAGGAATGCGTTATGTATTATGGATTTGATATTGGCGGCACCAAAATTGCGCTGGGCGTATTTGATGAAAACCTCAAATTGCAGTGGGAAACCCGCGTTCCCACGCCGCGCGAAAGCTACGATGAATTCTTAACCGCTATTGCCGCGCTGGTGGCGCAAGCCGACGCGCGTTTTGGCGTGAAAGGCACGGTGGGCATTGGTATTCCGGGGATGCCCGAAACCGACGACGGCACGCTGTATGCCGCCAACGTGCCTGCGGCCAGCGGCAAACCGCTGCGTGCCGACCTTTCCGCTCTCCTTGAACGCGACGTGCGTTTAGACAACGATGCCAACTGTTTTGCCCTTTCCGAAGCCTGGGATGACGAGTTTCGACAGTATCCGCTGGTGATGGGGCTTATCCTCGGCACGGGCGTCGGCGGGGGAATTGTTGTCAACGGTAAGCCTATTACCGGGCGCAGTTACATCACCGGTGAGTTTGGCCATATTCGCCTGCCAGTGGATGCGCTGGAGGTCGTGGGGCGTGATTTTCCGCTCACCCGATGCGGATGCGGCCAGCATGGCTGCATCGAGAACTATCTCTCCGGGGGTGGGTTTGCATGGCTATACGAACACTTCTATCATCAGAAAATTGATGCCCCACACATCATTACGTTGTGGGAACAGGGTAATGAACAGGCGCGTGAACATGTTGAACGCTACCTGGATTTGCTGGCGGTGTGTCTGGGGAATATCCTGACCATCGTCGACCCCGATCTGCTGGTGATTGGCGGCGGGTTATCAAACTTTACCGCGATAACAGAACAGTTGTCCGGGCGTTTGCCCCGACATTTATTGCCCGTTGCCCGTGTGCCGCGTATTGAACGTGCGCGCCACGGGGACGCAGGAGGAATGCGCGGAGCCGCTTTCCTTCATCTCTCCGATTAGTCTACGAGGTTACTATGCTGTCGCGTCGGTTAGGTCGACTCAGCCGTTTTCGTAAAAATAAACGTCGTTTGCGTGAGCGCTTACGCCAGCGGATCTTTTTCAGAGACAGGATGATGCCAGAAGCGATGGATAAACCCAGAGTGGTGGTACTGACCGGCGCGGGGATCTCTGCCGAGTCCGGCATTCGCACGTTTCGTGCGGCTGACGGGCTGTGGGAAGAGCATCGTGTAGAGGATGTGGCAACCCCGGAAGGCTTCGCCAGGGATCCCGATTTAGTCCAGGGGTTCTATAACGCGCGCCGTCGGCAGCTTCAGCAACCTGAGGTGGCCCCGAACGCGGCTCATCTGGCGCTGGCCCGGCTGGAAGATACGCTGGGTGACCGTTTTCTGCTGATAACCCAGAACATCGACAATCTGCACGAGCGTGCCGGTAACCGCAATATCATCCATATGCACGGCGAACTGCTGAAGGTGCGCTGCGCCTGGAGCGGACAGGTGCTCGACTGGACAGATGATGTGCAGCCCGATGACCGTTGCCATTGCTGCCAGTTCCCTTCGCGCCTGCGCCCGCATGTGGTCTGGTTCGGTGAGATGCCGCTGGGAATGGATGAAATCTATAGCGCGCTGGCCATGGCGGATGTGTTTATCGCCATCGGCACCTCAGGCCATGTCTATCCGGCGGCAGGGTTTGTTCATGAAGCCCGGTTACAGGGGGCGCATACCGTTGAGCTTAATCTGGAACCGAGTCAGGTCGGTAGCGAGTTTGAAGAGAAGCACTACGGGCTGGCAAGTCAGGTTGTACCGGATTTTGTCGATAAGCTGCTGAAAGGGCTGTAATTGCGCATGGTGTCCTGGCGAGGCCGGGTGTGCGAAAAGCTACC encodes:
- the lolC gene encoding lipoprotein-releasing ABC transporter permease subunit LolC — translated: MYQPVALFIGLRYMRGRAADRFGRFVSWLSTIGITLGVMALVTVLSVMNGFERELQNNILGLMPQAVLSSSNGSVNPQQLPESAAKLQGVTRVAPLTTGDVVLQSARSVAVGVMLGIDPAQDDPLTPYLVNVKQTDLVAGQYNVILGEQLAGQLGVNRGDQLRVMVPSASQFTPMGRLPSQRLFNIIGTFAANSEVDGYQMLVNIQDASRLMRYPAGNITGWRLWLDAPLKVDVLSQQKLPEGTKWQDWRERKGELFQAVRMEKNMMGLLLSLIVAVAAFNIITSLGLMVMEKQGEVAILQTQGLTPRQIMAVFMVQGASAGIIGALLGAVLGALLASQLNNLMPIIGALLDGAALPVAIEPLQVIGIALAAMAIALLSTLYPSWRAAATQPAEALRYE
- the lolD gene encoding lipoprotein-releasing ABC transporter ATP-binding protein LolD yields the protein MNKILLQCDNLSKRYQEGTVQTDVLHNVSFSVGEGEMMAIVGSSGSGKSTLLHLLGGLDTPTEGDVIFSGQPMSKMSSAAKAELRNRELGFIYQFHHLLPDFTALENVAMPLLIGKKKPAEINARASDMLKAVGLGHRGNHRPSELSGGERQRVAIARALVNNPRLVLADEPTGNLDARNADSIFQLLGELNASQGTAFLVVTHDLQLAKRMGRQLEMRDGHLNAELTLMGAE
- the lolE gene encoding lipoprotein-releasing ABC transporter permease subunit LolE, translated to MASPLSLLIGLRFSRGRRRGGMVSLISVISTVGIALGVAVLIVGLSAMNGFERELNNRILAVVPHGEIEPVNQPWTNWSDALNKVEKVPGIAAAAPYINFTGLVESGVNLRAIQVKGVNPQQEERLSALPKYVQNGAWANFKPGEQQIIMGKGVADALKVKQGDWVSIMIPNASADHKLQQPKRVRLHVTGILQLSGQLDHSFAMVPMEDARQYLDMGDSVTGIAIKVNDVFNANKLVRDAGGVTNNYVYIKSWIGTYGYMYRDIQMIRAIMYLAMVLVIGVACFNIVSTLVMAVKDKSGDIAVLRTLGAKDGLIRAIFVWYGLLAGLFGSLCGVVIGVVVSLQLTPIINLIEKLIGHQFLSGDIYFIDFLPSELHWLDVIYVLVTALLLSLLASWYPARRASRIDPARVLSGQ
- the nagK gene encoding N-acetylglucosamine kinase; protein product: MYYGFDIGGTKIALGVFDENLKLQWETRVPTPRESYDEFLTAIAALVAQADARFGVKGTVGIGIPGMPETDDGTLYAANVPAASGKPLRADLSALLERDVRLDNDANCFALSEAWDDEFRQYPLVMGLILGTGVGGGIVVNGKPITGRSYITGEFGHIRLPVDALEVVGRDFPLTRCGCGQHGCIENYLSGGGFAWLYEHFYHQKIDAPHIITLWEQGNEQAREHVERYLDLLAVCLGNILTIVDPDLLVIGGGLSNFTAITEQLSGRLPRHLLPVARVPRIERARHGDAGGMRGAAFLHLSD
- the cobB gene encoding Sir2 family NAD+-dependent deacetylase; the protein is MLSRRLGRLSRFRKNKRRLRERLRQRIFFRDRMMPEAMDKPRVVVLTGAGISAESGIRTFRAADGLWEEHRVEDVATPEGFARDPDLVQGFYNARRRQLQQPEVAPNAAHLALARLEDTLGDRFLLITQNIDNLHERAGNRNIIHMHGELLKVRCAWSGQVLDWTDDVQPDDRCHCCQFPSRLRPHVVWFGEMPLGMDEIYSALAMADVFIAIGTSGHVYPAAGFVHEARLQGAHTVELNLEPSQVGSEFEEKHYGLASQVVPDFVDKLLKGL